A genomic region of Echeneis naucrates chromosome 24, fEcheNa1.1, whole genome shotgun sequence contains the following coding sequences:
- the insm1a gene encoding insulinoma-associated protein 1a encodes MPRGFLVKRNKKTNPVSYRVRSDDEEPEQPAADAPPPSSSDPVRAQTPTPSCGEAAAAPEQDAKPVQFGNPEAVYQALYSPTRPVSQDHDRSYLERHFNLGSPVSAESFPTAAGLTALDHLFAPVDLKIGSSNSSRTDTSAASAGAHPGAGAGAGAGAKRPSGDPERKGKPPSKKTKAIRKLHFEDDVTTSPVLGLKIKEAPADQKPPRPQPARGDNNPLGEFVCQLCREAYADPFALAQHKCSRIVRVEYRCPECDKVFSCPANLASHRRWHKPKPQSGASGAQSADTDKVAASGKPAPDEAKDSSDRDTPSPGPSESGSEEGLYDCSHCGKKFKRQAYLRKHLAAQHDSTKPAEDEDAPACEQSAAPLNLSSSSCHLCPVCGENFTSRGSQERHVRLLHSSQVYSCKYCPAVFYSSPGLTRHINKCHPSENRQVILLQMPLRPAC; translated from the coding sequence ATGCCGAGAGGATTTTTGGTGAAAAGGAACAAGAAGACCAACCCGGTGTCCTACCGGGTCCGGTCTGACGACGAGGAACCGGAGCAGCCGGCGGCTGACGCCCCGCCGCCGAGCTCCTCCGACCCGGTGCGCGCACAGACGCCGACGCCCAGCTGCGGGGAGGCGGCTGCGGCCCCGGAGCAAGACGCCAAGCCGGTTCAGTTCGGGAACCCGGAGGCGGTGTACCAGGCGCTCTACAGCCCCACCCGGCCCGTCAGCCAGGACCACGACCGCTCCTACCTGGAGAGGCACTTCAACCTCGGGTCGCCGGTCTCCGCGGAGTCCTTCCCCACAGCGGCGGGGCTCACCGCGCTGGACCACCTCTTCGCCCCGGTGGACCTGAAGATCGGCTCCAGCAACAGCAGCCGCACCGACACCAGCGCGGCATCCGCCGGGGCGCACCCCGGGGCCGGGGCCGGGGCCGGGGCCGGGGCCAAGCGGCCGTCCGGAGACCCGGAGCGCAAAGGAAAACCACCATCCAAGAAAACCAAAGCCATCCGGAAACTGCACTTTGAGGATGATGTCACCACATCTCCGGTCCTCGGGCTGAAGATTAAAGAGGCTCCGGCGGACCAGAAGCCTCCCAGACCGCAGCCGGCCCGGGGAGACAACAACCCGCTGGGGGAGTTCGTCTGCCAGCTGTGCCGGGAGGCGTACGCGGACCCGTTCGCTCTGGCTCAGCACAAGTGCTCCAGGATAGTCCGGGTCGAGTACAGGTGTCCCGAGTGCGACAAGGTGTTCAGCTGCCCGGCCAACCTGGCCTCCCACCGGCGGTGGCACAAACCGAAGCCCCAGAGCGGAGCCTCCGGGGCGCAAAGCGCGGACACCGACAAGGTGGCCGCCTCCGGGAAACCGGCTCCGGATGAAGCCAAGGATTCTAGTGACAGGGACACACCCAGTCCCGGACCGTCCGAGTCCGGCTCGGAGGAGGGGCTGTACGACTGCAGTCACTGTGGGAAAAAGTTTAAGCGCCAGGCCTACCTGCGGAAACACCTGGCGGCGCAGCACGACTCCACCAAGCCGGCGGAGGACGAGGACGCGCCGGCGTGCGAGCAGAGCGCGGCCCCGCTCAACCTGAGCTCGTCCTCCTGCCACCTGTGTCCGGTCTGCGGGGAGAACTTTACCAGCAGAGGCAGCCAGGAGCGGCACGTCCGCCTGCTGCACTCCTCACAGGTCTACTCCTGCAAATACTGCCCCGCCGTCTTCTACAGCTCCCCGGGACTCACCAGGCACATCAACAAATGCCACCCGTCCGAGAACCGGCAGGTCATCCTGCTGCAGATGCCGCTGCGCCCCGCCTGCTGA